In a genomic window of Candidatus Tumulicola sp.:
- a CDS encoding MoxR family ATPase codes for MNERTPHALSAALSETIVGQSNVVEALLMALLANGHVLLEGPPGLAKTLACRAMAAALDGTFKRIQFTPDLLPSDIVGTRVFDQRESAFTTVLGPIFANVVLADEINRAPAKVQSALLEAMQERQVTIGPQTHPLPDPFVVMATMNPLDAEGTYALPIAQMDRFLIKVDVGYPSRDEELQILDRFALADTQPVRGVATLADVAAWRVQAHAVHIDEKLKRYIVELVAITREGDRVSVTSAAGRTISCAELIDYGASPRATLALANLARARAFLAGRDFALPDDVRAVAPDALRHRIGFNYRMATEGVAVDRAIDALISAIPAP; via the coding sequence ATGAACGAACGGACTCCCCACGCGCTCTCGGCGGCGCTTTCCGAAACCATCGTCGGTCAGTCTAATGTGGTCGAAGCCTTGCTCATGGCGCTCTTGGCGAACGGACACGTGCTGCTCGAGGGTCCGCCCGGTTTGGCCAAGACGCTGGCCTGCCGCGCGATGGCGGCGGCGCTGGACGGCACGTTCAAGCGCATTCAGTTTACGCCCGATCTGCTTCCGAGCGACATCGTCGGCACGCGCGTGTTCGATCAACGCGAAAGCGCCTTTACCACGGTACTAGGCCCGATCTTCGCCAACGTCGTGTTGGCCGACGAGATCAACCGCGCGCCGGCTAAAGTGCAATCGGCGCTTTTGGAAGCGATGCAAGAGCGCCAAGTGACGATCGGCCCGCAGACGCACCCGCTGCCGGACCCGTTCGTCGTAATGGCGACCATGAATCCGCTCGATGCCGAAGGCACGTATGCGCTTCCGATCGCGCAGATGGACCGGTTTCTCATCAAAGTCGACGTCGGCTATCCGTCCCGCGACGAAGAGTTGCAGATTCTCGACCGGTTCGCGTTGGCCGATACCCAACCGGTCCGCGGCGTGGCGACGTTAGCCGACGTCGCAGCCTGGCGCGTGCAAGCGCACGCCGTCCACATCGATGAGAAGTTGAAACGCTACATCGTCGAGTTGGTCGCGATCACGCGCGAAGGCGACCGCGTTTCGGTGACGAGCGCGGCCGGCCGGACGATTTCATGTGCCGAGTTGATCGATTACGGTGCGAGTCCCCGAGCGACACTCGCCTTGGCGAATCTGGCGCGAGCGCGTGCGTTTCTGGCCGGGCGCGACTTCGCGTTGCCGGACGACGTGCGGGCGGTCGCGCCGGACGCGCTGCGGCATCGGATCGGATTCAACTACCGGATGGCTACAGAAGGCGTCGCGGTCGACCGCGCGATTGACGCACTGATCTCCGCGATTCCCGCGCCGTAG
- the carA gene encoding glutamine-hydrolyzing carbamoyl-phosphate synthase small subunit has protein sequence MHSSPPAALFLADGSRFDGYGLTDGLALGEAVFYTGMTGYEEALTDPSYAGQILTFTYPMIGNYGISGSASQYSRACAAGAVVKQIATHPSHHLSRTDLSSWLVEQDVPALIGADTRSITIALREHGTIAGALAVGEGALADAERKLAEFVRGNANAGLVASVATQTATVEGPVGGVPVTLIDCGVKRAILRELQALGARITVLPYDASSDDVLATAPQAVFVSPGPGDPTDLPETIETLRALSDSTPLFGICLGHQLLALAYGGRTYKLPYGHRGGNQPVQERSGEVIVTAHNHGYAVDASSLPAELEATMTNLNDGTNEGFQHRTLPIAGVQFHPEASPGPFDARKLFKQWFESAGLSQR, from the coding sequence ATGCATTCCTCGCCTCCGGCCGCCCTGTTTCTCGCCGATGGGAGCCGCTTCGACGGCTACGGCTTGACCGATGGGCTGGCGCTGGGCGAGGCGGTGTTCTACACCGGCATGACCGGCTACGAAGAAGCGCTGACCGATCCGTCGTACGCCGGCCAGATTCTGACCTTCACCTATCCGATGATCGGGAATTACGGCATTTCGGGTAGCGCCAGCCAATATTCGCGCGCGTGCGCGGCGGGCGCCGTGGTCAAGCAGATTGCAACGCACCCGTCGCACCATCTAAGTCGAACCGATTTGTCGTCATGGCTGGTCGAGCAAGACGTTCCCGCGCTCATCGGCGCCGACACACGCTCGATTACCATCGCGTTACGCGAGCACGGCACGATCGCCGGTGCGTTGGCGGTTGGTGAAGGCGCGTTGGCCGACGCCGAGCGTAAGCTGGCCGAATTCGTTCGCGGGAACGCGAATGCCGGCTTGGTCGCCTCGGTGGCAACCCAAACGGCGACCGTGGAAGGGCCGGTAGGCGGCGTACCCGTTACGCTAATCGATTGCGGTGTCAAGCGGGCGATTCTCCGGGAACTCCAAGCACTCGGCGCTCGAATAACGGTATTGCCCTACGATGCATCGAGTGACGACGTGCTCGCCACCGCTCCACAGGCGGTATTCGTATCGCCCGGACCCGGCGATCCGACCGATTTGCCGGAAACGATCGAGACCTTGCGCGCATTGAGCGACAGCACGCCGCTCTTCGGCATCTGTTTGGGGCACCAATTACTGGCATTGGCGTACGGTGGACGCACGTACAAACTTCCGTACGGCCATCGGGGCGGAAATCAACCGGTGCAGGAACGTAGCGGCGAGGTGATCGTCACCGCGCACAATCACGGCTATGCGGTCGACGCATCGTCGCTACCGGCCGAGTTAGAGGCAACGATGACCAATCTAAACGACGGGACCAACGAAGGTTTCCAACATCGTACGCTGCCGATCGCCGGCGTGCAGTTTCACCCCGAAGCGTCGCCCGGTCCGTTCGACGCTCGTAAACTCTTCAAGCAATGGTTCGAATCCGCCGGCTTATCGCAGCGCTAG
- a CDS encoding alkaline phosphatase family protein: protein MSKKLVALACLLAVSIAVGCSGVSTSNATGDLPALARQQASSGKIQHIVVIVQENRTFDNLFDCFKGTDCIMTAPGSGAEPGPRTASSPCPELNTPSPGPSPTPINIKFHQPLAGINDPGHTYCPTFKMEYDDGRMDGFAYVDSLQYPKKNWVYRVTDPADIRPYWALAKSYVLGDRMFPTEFSASYTAHQTLIRGDATYEKGESLVDLPEDHGASKWGCDDTPYTQTPLLSSKQQYNLAGPFPCMTYETMRDTLEAKGVSWRYYVPPWPDDGGQMWNAFDGISAVRYSSEWPTKFKVPFTCNATVNCVSWPNTNVFCDVGTVTSPCPTPNTPGPVALPGVSWVIPTGVESDHYSIQHYKSVDTGPDWVASVVNAIGESKYWNSTAIIIVWDDWGGYWDHISPPQLDYRGLGFRVPLLVISPYAKKGYVSHTQYEFGSILKFMETTFGLDSLNTTDVRANNLTDVFDFTKKPRKFVPIAPENPSHDRAYFMKLPPDYTPVDTE, encoded by the coding sequence GTGTCAAAGAAACTCGTTGCTCTAGCATGTCTCCTTGCGGTTAGCATAGCGGTTGGATGCTCGGGCGTTTCGACGTCGAACGCAACGGGCGATCTTCCAGCGCTCGCCAGACAGCAGGCTAGCAGCGGAAAGATCCAACACATCGTCGTCATCGTGCAAGAGAATCGCACGTTCGACAATCTATTCGATTGTTTTAAGGGCACGGACTGTATAATGACGGCCCCCGGTTCCGGCGCGGAACCGGGTCCGCGGACCGCGTCGAGCCCATGTCCGGAGCTGAACACACCGAGCCCCGGCCCCAGTCCGACGCCCATCAACATCAAATTCCATCAGCCGTTAGCCGGAATAAACGATCCCGGCCATACCTACTGTCCGACGTTCAAAATGGAATACGACGACGGCAGAATGGACGGGTTTGCGTACGTCGATAGCCTGCAATACCCGAAGAAAAACTGGGTCTATCGCGTTACCGATCCGGCCGATATCAGGCCGTACTGGGCGTTAGCAAAAAGTTACGTCTTAGGCGATCGCATGTTTCCCACCGAGTTCAGCGCAAGTTATACCGCCCATCAAACGCTGATCCGCGGCGATGCAACCTACGAGAAAGGGGAGAGTTTAGTGGATCTCCCCGAGGACCATGGCGCCAGCAAGTGGGGTTGCGACGATACGCCGTACACGCAGACGCCACTGCTGAGTTCGAAACAACAGTATAACCTCGCCGGTCCTTTCCCGTGCATGACGTACGAGACCATGCGCGATACGCTCGAAGCCAAAGGCGTGAGCTGGCGATATTACGTCCCCCCGTGGCCCGACGACGGCGGACAAATGTGGAACGCGTTCGACGGCATCTCCGCCGTACGTTATAGCAGTGAGTGGCCGACGAAATTCAAAGTTCCGTTTACTTGCAACGCAACGGTCAACTGCGTTTCGTGGCCCAACACCAACGTGTTCTGCGACGTCGGAACGGTTACGAGCCCGTGTCCGACGCCGAACACTCCCGGCCCCGTTGCGCTGCCCGGGGTTAGCTGGGTGATTCCAACCGGCGTGGAGTCCGACCATTACAGTATCCAACATTACAAGTCCGTCGATACCGGGCCCGATTGGGTGGCCTCCGTCGTCAACGCGATCGGTGAGAGCAAATACTGGAATTCGACCGCGATCATCATCGTGTGGGACGATTGGGGCGGATATTGGGATCACATTTCGCCGCCGCAACTCGATTATCGCGGACTCGGTTTTCGGGTCCCGCTGCTCGTTATTTCACCCTATGCCAAGAAAGGTTACGTGTCGCACACGCAATACGAGTTCGGCAGCATCTTGAAGTTTATGGAGACGACCTTCGGGCTCGATAGCTTGAACACGACCGACGTGCGGGCCAACAATCTGACCGACGTTTTCGACTTTACGAAGAAACCGCGGAAGTTCGTGCCGATCGCACCCGAGAATCCGAGCCACGATCGGGCATACTTCATGAAGTTACCACCCGACTACACGCCGGTCGATACGGAGTAG
- a CDS encoding alkaline phosphatase family protein → MVSVCLVLAVAVAVGCSGTPMPSGYAGAQAFSLADAGQGNKIKHIVVIVQENRTFDNFFDCFPGTECVKTAPGPGAKPGPSSEPSPCPALHTLPPGPTPTPIALQFNVPLVDLDPNHFYCPGFKVEYDKGRMDGFYWEADCVFHKPCESYTYRVTNPKQIQPYWDMASQYVLGDRMFPTEFSGSYTAHQDLIRGDTTYETGKSLVDFPWNSENTSNWGCDDQPDSKTPLITSQHLYVHNGPFPCMTYETIRDTLDAAKISWRYYAPPFGFDGGQMWNAFDGVKAVRYSDEWPSSKNFNCTGSCVSWPNTNILCDISGKTGGKCPTPKSNGPAVLPAVSWVIPTNEESDHADGQGTDLGPDWVTSVVNAVGESKYWDSTAIVIFWDDWGGFYDHVKPPQLDYAGLGFRVPLIIISPYAKKGYVSHTQYEFGSVLKFIEGTFGLPSLGTTDRRAANITDSFFFNQKPRAFVPIKPLKKNEDLQFFLERRPDTTPVDTE, encoded by the coding sequence TTGGTTTCAGTATGTCTCGTGTTAGCGGTCGCGGTCGCGGTCGGTTGCTCCGGTACGCCGATGCCGAGCGGTTACGCCGGTGCGCAAGCGTTCTCGTTGGCAGACGCGGGACAAGGGAACAAGATCAAACACATCGTCGTCATCGTTCAAGAGAATCGTACGTTCGATAATTTCTTTGACTGCTTTCCGGGAACCGAGTGCGTAAAAACGGCGCCTGGCCCCGGCGCAAAACCGGGCCCGTCGTCCGAGCCGAGTCCGTGTCCGGCACTGCACACGCTCCCGCCGGGGCCGACCCCGACCCCGATCGCGTTGCAGTTCAACGTTCCGCTCGTCGACCTGGACCCGAACCACTTCTATTGTCCGGGCTTCAAAGTCGAATACGATAAGGGCCGGATGGACGGTTTCTACTGGGAGGCCGACTGCGTATTCCACAAGCCGTGTGAGTCGTACACGTATCGAGTCACGAACCCCAAGCAGATTCAGCCGTATTGGGATATGGCGTCGCAATACGTCCTTGGCGATCGCATGTTCCCGACGGAGTTCAGCGGAAGCTACACGGCGCATCAAGACTTGATTCGCGGCGACACGACCTACGAAACCGGCAAGAGTCTCGTCGATTTTCCCTGGAATAGCGAGAATACGAGCAACTGGGGCTGCGACGACCAGCCGGACAGCAAGACGCCGCTCATCACGTCGCAACATCTCTACGTTCACAACGGACCGTTTCCGTGCATGACGTACGAAACGATCCGGGACACCTTGGATGCGGCCAAGATATCGTGGAGATATTACGCGCCGCCGTTTGGCTTCGATGGCGGCCAGATGTGGAATGCGTTCGACGGCGTCAAAGCCGTGCGGTACAGCGACGAATGGCCGTCGTCGAAAAACTTCAACTGCACCGGCAGCTGCGTGTCGTGGCCCAACACGAACATTTTGTGCGATATCTCCGGGAAGACCGGCGGAAAGTGCCCGACGCCGAAATCCAACGGACCGGCGGTATTGCCGGCCGTGTCGTGGGTCATTCCGACCAATGAAGAATCCGATCATGCCGACGGACAAGGCACGGACCTCGGACCGGATTGGGTAACGTCCGTCGTCAATGCGGTGGGCGAGAGTAAGTATTGGGACTCGACCGCGATCGTGATTTTCTGGGATGACTGGGGTGGATTCTACGATCACGTAAAGCCGCCGCAACTCGATTATGCGGGCTTGGGTTTCCGCGTCCCGTTGATCATCATCTCGCCGTATGCCAAGAAAGGCTACGTATCGCACACGCAGTACGAGTTTGGCAGCGTGTTAAAGTTTATCGAGGGCACGTTCGGACTTCCCAGCCTGGGAACGACCGATCGACGCGCCGCCAACATCACCGATTCGTTCTTTTTTAATCAAAAGCCGCGCGCGTTCGTTCCGATTAAGCCCTTGAAGAAGAATGAAGACCTGCAGTTCTTCCTCGAACGCCGGCCCGATACCACACCGGTCGATACGGAGTAA
- a CDS encoding dihydroorotase: MIAGGGSVVIAGGRLVDPSIGVDALRDVRIRDGIVVEVGEHIALEDGDIAIDASNAFVSPGFIDMHVHLREPGFPEKETIVTGTHAAVRGGFTAVACMPNTEPALDDPAVLRAVVAAAAERAKCRVYPIGAITRGRLGRELCDYHALQAAGAVAFSDDGSTVEDTALLVRAALAAAGEAPFISHCEDEGIKAGGVMNEGVTSRRLGLQGSPAIAEESIVARDCTIAIETRKRWHIAHITTAAGLDLVRAAKLQATHVTCEVTPHHLAFTDELVATLGSAAKVNPPLRTHADAAALRQGVRDGSIDACASDHAPHTDAEKSGDFEHAAVGFTGLEIAAGALAYAIEDLSLRRYVEVLSTAPARILNIPGGSLRVGSPGDAVVFADRPWRVDPQQFASKGRVTPFAGRTLPRRIIATIVGGIVAFCEDL; this comes from the coding sequence TTGATCGCCGGCGGTGGTAGCGTCGTGATCGCCGGCGGCCGATTGGTCGATCCGTCGATCGGCGTCGACGCCCTGCGGGACGTGCGCATTCGCGACGGTATCGTCGTCGAGGTCGGCGAGCACATCGCTCTCGAGGACGGGGACATCGCGATCGATGCCAGCAACGCGTTCGTATCGCCCGGTTTCATCGACATGCACGTCCACTTACGCGAACCCGGATTTCCCGAAAAGGAAACGATCGTGACCGGCACACATGCCGCCGTGCGAGGCGGCTTCACGGCCGTCGCGTGTATGCCCAACACCGAACCGGCACTCGACGATCCGGCGGTGCTGCGGGCCGTCGTTGCGGCGGCCGCCGAACGCGCGAAGTGCCGCGTCTATCCGATCGGCGCGATCACGCGCGGCCGGCTCGGACGCGAGCTGTGCGACTATCACGCGCTCCAGGCCGCCGGCGCGGTGGCGTTTTCGGACGACGGGTCGACCGTGGAGGATACCGCACTGTTGGTGCGGGCGGCGTTGGCGGCCGCGGGCGAAGCGCCGTTCATTTCGCATTGCGAAGACGAAGGCATTAAGGCCGGCGGTGTGATGAACGAAGGCGTGACCTCGCGGCGATTGGGTTTGCAAGGAAGCCCGGCGATTGCCGAAGAGTCGATCGTCGCACGCGATTGCACGATCGCGATCGAAACCCGCAAGCGCTGGCACATCGCACACATTACGACCGCCGCCGGTTTAGATCTCGTGCGGGCGGCGAAGTTGCAGGCTACGCATGTCACGTGCGAGGTGACGCCGCATCATCTGGCCTTTACCGACGAGCTCGTCGCGACGCTTGGATCGGCCGCGAAAGTCAACCCCCCGCTGCGAACGCATGCCGATGCAGCGGCGCTGCGCCAAGGCGTGCGCGATGGAAGCATCGACGCGTGCGCCAGCGATCACGCACCGCACACCGATGCAGAGAAGTCTGGCGATTTCGAACACGCCGCGGTCGGGTTTACCGGATTAGAGATTGCGGCCGGCGCGCTGGCGTATGCGATCGAGGATTTGTCGCTACGGCGTTACGTCGAAGTGTTGTCGACTGCTCCGGCGCGCATTCTCAACATCCCGGGTGGATCGCTTCGGGTCGGGAGTCCGGGCGACGCGGTGGTGTTCGCCGACCGTCCGTGGCGCGTCGATCCGCAACAATTCGCGTCGAAAGGCCGCGTGACGCCGTTCGCCGGGCGAACGCTTCCGCGGCGGATCATCGCGACCATCGTCGGCGGAATCGTCGCATTTTGCGAAGATTTATAA
- a CDS encoding aspartate carbamoyltransferase catalytic subunit, whose product MRIRHSLIDLTDLDPDNLRYVFERTAEFERTPPGRLLDRVACVNTFFEESTRTFTSFNLAELRLGADVVNLTPRDLSLAKGETIEDTAISLGAMGVDVLVVRHPESGFAERLGAVFDGHVVNAGDGTHAHPTQALLDMYTLIEEFGGLEGRTVAIVGDVAHSRVAHSLIAGLKRAHADVVLVGPPPFLPDEYAGPGVCIERDFDAVLPKADGIVLLRIQRERFASMPLTDEEYVRDYRLDRTRLKKVRDDAVILHPGPYNRGMELDDCVLDFAGWRYAKQVRHGVSVRMAVLDFLVHGRR is encoded by the coding sequence TTGCGGATACGCCATAGCCTCATCGACCTGACCGATCTCGACCCCGACAATCTCCGCTACGTCTTCGAACGGACCGCCGAGTTCGAACGCACGCCGCCCGGACGCCTGCTCGATCGCGTTGCGTGCGTCAATACGTTTTTCGAGGAGAGCACGCGCACGTTCACGTCCTTCAACCTAGCCGAACTTCGTCTGGGCGCCGACGTCGTAAATCTGACCCCGCGCGACTTGAGCTTGGCGAAGGGCGAAACCATCGAGGACACCGCGATCTCGCTAGGAGCGATGGGCGTGGACGTGCTGGTCGTGCGTCATCCGGAGAGTGGCTTTGCCGAGCGGCTCGGCGCGGTGTTCGACGGGCACGTCGTCAACGCGGGCGACGGAACGCACGCGCACCCGACGCAAGCGTTGCTGGATATGTATACGCTGATCGAGGAGTTCGGCGGCTTAGAAGGACGGACGGTCGCGATCGTTGGCGATGTCGCGCACAGCCGCGTTGCGCATTCGTTGATCGCAGGCTTAAAACGCGCCCACGCCGACGTCGTACTCGTGGGACCGCCGCCGTTTCTTCCCGACGAATACGCCGGCCCGGGCGTGTGCATCGAGCGCGACTTCGATGCGGTTTTGCCCAAAGCGGATGGAATCGTGTTGTTGCGCATCCAGCGCGAACGGTTTGCGTCGATGCCCCTAACGGACGAGGAGTACGTGCGCGATTACCGCCTCGATCGTACTCGGTTGAAGAAGGTGCGCGATGACGCGGTGATCTTGCACCCCGGTCCGTACAATCGCGGCATGGAACTCGACGACTGCGTGCTCGATTTTGCCGGTTGGCGATATGCCAAGCAAGTGCGACACGGGGTATCGGTTCGGATGGCCGTGCTAGACTTTTTGGTGCACGGACGGCGTTGA
- the pyrR gene encoding bifunctional pyr operon transcriptional regulator/uracil phosphoribosyltransferase PyrR, producing the protein MNATTRHRVVIRDDEIARTCARLAHEIVEPSEARDGVVLLGVRRGGEGFAARLAAEITRIGGAPPELGFLNVNLYRDDRVTHEMAESRIPVDVTGRTVVIVDDVLYTGRTIRAALDAVTDLGRPSAIRLCVLIDRGLRELPIQPDYVGRVIPTSAGERVAVSLGAQRAASDEVVVVADTP; encoded by the coding sequence ATGAACGCGACCACACGCCATCGCGTTGTCATCCGCGACGACGAAATCGCACGTACCTGTGCGCGTCTCGCGCACGAGATCGTCGAACCGTCCGAAGCGCGCGACGGCGTCGTTCTGCTCGGCGTGCGCCGCGGCGGGGAAGGTTTCGCGGCGCGTCTGGCGGCGGAAATTACCCGCATAGGAGGCGCCCCGCCCGAGCTGGGCTTTCTCAACGTCAATCTGTACCGCGACGACCGCGTGACGCACGAAATGGCGGAGTCGCGAATTCCAGTCGATGTGACCGGCCGCACCGTCGTGATCGTCGATGACGTTCTCTACACCGGGCGCACCATTCGCGCCGCGCTCGACGCGGTGACCGATCTCGGCCGTCCGTCGGCGATTCGATTATGCGTGCTGATCGACCGCGGGTTGCGCGAGCTGCCGATCCAACCCGATTACGTCGGCCGTGTAATCCCAACCAGCGCGGGCGAACGCGTGGCAGTGTCGCTGGGAGCCCAACGCGCCGCATCCGATGAGGTAGTGGTCGTTGCGGATACGCCATAG
- a CDS encoding valine--tRNA ligase, translated as MDLPKQYDPSTVEERLYRRWEENGYFHEEPDPARPPFIICMPPPNVTGRAHLGHGSTYTPMDVLVRYHRMRGNNADWLPGLDHAAIATEAVVIKDLAREGITRDDLGRERFVERAWDWSRTYGGAIESQFRVLGFGPDWQRSRFTMDEGLSAAVRSLFVRLYREGRIYRGRRLVNWDPRGQTTVSDAEVDRVERDATLWHVAYPLRDDSRRSIVIATTRPETILGDVAIAVHPDDERYAGLVGSHVLVPPLLDRSIPIVADAAVDRTFGTGAVKVTPAHDATDYDIGTRHALPMPSILDQQARITGAEIGVGPYDGMDRYEARKRIVEDLQRDGRLVKEEAHRMSLAVSERTGDAIEPMLSLQWFVRMEELAKPALDAYHDGRLRFIPERHGRTYVQWLENIRDWNISRQLWWGHRLPVWYAPDGTPVVAETEEEAREISLRDFGTDVLVRDPDTLDTWFSSGIWPFSILGWPESTTELQCWYPSQVLVTGGDIVFLWVARMVMLGLHVMGELPFPEVFVPPLVFDAQGRKMSKSLGNAIDPMELAKQYGADAFRMGVLRQMRLEGQEIRFVESRCEEARNFNNKIWNATRFLLTLAEGLPGARILPKPQSLTIADRWILTRLHDTILAVESAYDRYDFGSAADALWRFVWYEFCDWYLEATKIEDNLSTRAAVLSFVWNNAMRLLHPIEPFITEEVWLAIPHDGKTIMTATWPDPEEVPVDRDAAAAFELVQLAAERLRNLRAEMGLQPREPLTLETPANVPAQAAALLGHFVAAAIEPAPASGDTLEDALAALRARAPRELLEARYTKEVARLAGEVERLERKLSNDAFVAKAAPDVVAKERAKLEGYRLEQKNVQSALDALTDSVA; from the coding sequence ATGGACCTTCCCAAGCAATACGACCCGAGCACGGTCGAAGAACGCCTCTATCGCCGCTGGGAAGAGAATGGCTACTTCCACGAGGAGCCCGATCCGGCGCGGCCGCCCTTCATTATTTGCATGCCGCCGCCGAACGTTACCGGGCGGGCGCATCTGGGGCATGGGTCGACCTACACCCCGATGGATGTGCTGGTCCGCTACCACCGTATGCGCGGAAACAATGCCGACTGGCTGCCGGGCTTGGATCATGCGGCCATTGCTACCGAAGCCGTCGTTATCAAAGATCTCGCACGCGAGGGCATCACGCGCGACGATTTGGGGCGCGAGCGATTTGTCGAGCGTGCTTGGGATTGGTCGCGCACGTACGGTGGCGCGATCGAATCGCAGTTCCGGGTTTTAGGCTTCGGTCCGGACTGGCAGCGTAGCCGTTTCACGATGGACGAAGGTCTGTCGGCGGCCGTTCGGTCGCTGTTCGTGCGCTTATATCGTGAAGGCCGGATCTATCGCGGCCGGCGGCTGGTCAACTGGGATCCGCGCGGCCAAACGACCGTTTCGGACGCCGAGGTCGATCGTGTCGAGCGGGATGCGACATTGTGGCACGTCGCGTATCCGCTGCGTGACGATTCGCGCCGCAGCATCGTCATCGCGACCACGCGCCCGGAAACGATCCTGGGCGACGTGGCGATCGCGGTGCATCCCGACGACGAGCGCTACGCCGGGCTGGTCGGGAGCCACGTGCTGGTGCCCCCGCTACTGGACCGCTCGATTCCGATCGTGGCCGACGCGGCCGTCGATCGCACGTTCGGGACGGGCGCGGTGAAAGTGACGCCGGCACACGACGCAACCGATTACGATATCGGCACTCGCCACGCGTTGCCGATGCCATCGATCTTGGATCAACAGGCGCGCATCACCGGCGCGGAGATCGGGGTTGGTCCGTACGACGGCATGGATCGGTACGAAGCGCGCAAGCGCATCGTCGAGGACTTGCAACGCGACGGACGTTTGGTGAAAGAAGAAGCGCATCGCATGTCGCTGGCGGTAAGCGAGCGCACCGGGGATGCGATCGAACCGATGCTATCGCTGCAATGGTTCGTCCGCATGGAAGAACTCGCCAAGCCTGCGTTGGACGCGTATCACGACGGTCGGCTCCGTTTTATTCCCGAGCGCCACGGCCGCACGTACGTACAGTGGCTCGAGAATATTCGCGATTGGAACATCTCGCGACAACTGTGGTGGGGGCACCGTCTTCCGGTGTGGTACGCGCCCGACGGCACTCCGGTGGTGGCCGAAACCGAAGAAGAAGCGCGCGAGATCTCGTTGCGCGACTTCGGCACCGACGTTTTGGTGCGCGACCCCGACACGTTGGACACTTGGTTTTCGAGCGGCATCTGGCCGTTCTCGATTCTCGGCTGGCCGGAGTCGACCACCGAACTCCAGTGCTGGTACCCGTCGCAGGTGTTGGTCACCGGCGGCGATATTGTGTTTTTATGGGTGGCCCGCATGGTGATGCTGGGGCTGCACGTGATGGGCGAGCTGCCGTTTCCCGAAGTATTCGTTCCGCCGCTGGTGTTTGACGCGCAAGGGCGTAAAATGTCGAAATCGCTCGGCAACGCGATCGACCCGATGGAGTTGGCCAAACAATACGGAGCCGACGCATTTCGTATGGGCGTCCTGCGACAGATGCGGCTCGAAGGCCAGGAAATACGATTCGTCGAGTCGCGCTGCGAAGAAGCGCGCAACTTCAACAACAAGATTTGGAACGCCACGCGCTTCTTGCTGACGTTAGCCGAAGGCTTGCCGGGTGCGCGTATTCTGCCGAAGCCGCAGTCGCTGACGATCGCCGATCGTTGGATCTTAACGCGCTTGCACGACACGATCCTCGCGGTGGAAAGCGCGTACGATCGCTACGACTTCGGTTCGGCGGCCGACGCGTTGTGGCGCTTCGTGTGGTACGAATTCTGCGATTGGTATCTCGAGGCGACGAAAATCGAAGACAACCTGTCGACGCGCGCCGCGGTGCTGTCGTTCGTTTGGAACAACGCGATGCGCTTGCTGCATCCCATCGAACCGTTTATTACCGAAGAGGTGTGGCTGGCGATCCCGCACGACGGCAAGACGATCATGACCGCCACGTGGCCGGATCCGGAGGAGGTGCCGGTCGACCGCGATGCCGCCGCCGCCTTCGAATTGGTGCAGCTCGCGGCCGAGCGTCTGCGCAATCTGCGGGCCGAGATGGGGCTGCAACCGCGCGAGCCGCTAACGTTGGAAACGCCCGCAAACGTTCCGGCTCAAGCCGCGGCGTTGCTCGGTCACTTTGTGGCTGCGGCCATCGAGCCCGCGCCCGCTAGCGGCGACACGCTGGAGGATGCGCTGGCCGCGTTACGCGCCCGGGCTCCGCGCGAGTTGCTCGAGGCACGCTACACCAAGGAGGTCGCGCGCTTAGCGGGCGAGGTGGAACGATTGGAACGAAAACTGTCGAACGATGCATTCGTCGCCAAGGCTGCACCCGACGTGGTTGCGAAGGAGCGAGCCAAGCTTGAGGGATACCGGTTGGAGCAAAAGAACGTGCAATCCGCACTCGACGCGCTAACGGACTCGGTCGCATGA